From a single Mycolicibacterium mengxianglii genomic region:
- a CDS encoding NCS2 family permease, with the protein MTRLDRFFEISARGSTIATELRGGVVSFIAMAYIIVLNPIILSGAPDVEGYTLGFTQVSAVTSLAAGVMTILFGVVARLPFAFAAGLGINSFLASSIVGDVSWSEAMGLVVINGVIIVLLAVTGLRRLIFDAVPMPLKLAITAGIGLFILFIGLVDAGFIGDTGFDSPPVGLGKDGSGSITTVPTLIFVFTLLVTGILVARKVRGGILIGLIAGTVIAIVVEAIWHIGPAGDENPGGWGLSVPTLSGSPFAIPDLSLVGDFSLDSFGRIGLLAALVLVFTLVFTNFFDAMGTFTGLSKQAEVADENGNFPRLQSALVVEGAGAVVGGAVSASSNTVFIESGAGIGEGARTGLASLVTGGLFLAAMFLTPLAAIVPTEVAAAALVIVGAMMAAHLTEIDFSDFSVALPVVLTVAVMPLSYSIANGIGVGFISWVVVRSFSGKVREISPLLWVVAVGFLLFFARGWIDSLVGV; encoded by the coding sequence GTGACTCGCCTCGACCGGTTCTTCGAGATCTCCGCTCGCGGCTCCACCATTGCAACCGAACTCCGTGGTGGAGTCGTCTCGTTCATCGCGATGGCGTACATCATCGTGCTGAACCCCATCATTTTGTCCGGCGCCCCCGATGTGGAGGGCTATACGCTCGGTTTCACCCAGGTGTCGGCGGTGACCTCGCTGGCCGCGGGCGTGATGACCATCCTGTTCGGCGTGGTCGCGCGATTGCCGTTCGCCTTCGCCGCCGGCCTCGGCATCAACTCGTTTTTGGCCAGTTCGATCGTCGGGGATGTGTCCTGGTCTGAGGCGATGGGCCTGGTGGTGATCAACGGTGTGATCATCGTGCTGCTCGCGGTTACAGGTCTGCGGCGCCTCATTTTCGACGCCGTGCCCATGCCGTTGAAACTGGCGATCACCGCCGGCATCGGTCTGTTCATCCTTTTCATCGGGCTGGTCGACGCCGGATTCATCGGCGACACCGGTTTCGACTCGCCACCGGTGGGTCTAGGTAAGGACGGCAGCGGCTCCATCACCACGGTTCCGACGTTGATCTTCGTCTTCACCTTGTTGGTGACCGGCATCCTGGTGGCACGAAAAGTGCGCGGCGGCATCCTGATCGGCCTGATCGCGGGCACCGTGATCGCAATTGTCGTGGAGGCCATCTGGCATATCGGCCCTGCGGGTGACGAAAACCCCGGCGGGTGGGGTCTGTCGGTGCCCACGCTGTCGGGTTCGCCGTTCGCTATTCCGGACCTGTCACTCGTCGGCGATTTCAGCCTCGACAGTTTCGGCCGGATCGGGCTGCTGGCCGCCCTGGTGTTGGTCTTCACTTTGGTGTTCACCAACTTCTTCGACGCGATGGGCACCTTCACCGGGTTGTCGAAGCAGGCCGAAGTCGCTGACGAGAACGGCAACTTTCCGCGTCTGCAGTCCGCGCTGGTGGTCGAGGGCGCGGGCGCAGTGGTCGGTGGCGCGGTGTCGGCGTCGTCGAACACGGTGTTCATCGAATCCGGCGCCGGTATCGGCGAGGGTGCGCGCACCGGCCTGGCAAGCCTGGTCACCGGCGGATTGTTTCTCGCGGCAATGTTTTTGACACCGTTGGCGGCTATCGTCCCGACTGAGGTGGCGGCAGCCGCCCTCGTCATCGTGGGCGCGATGATGGCGGCCCACCTGACCGAGATCGACTTCTCCGACTTCTCGGTGGCCTTGCCCGTGGTGCTGACGGTCGCCGTGATGCCGTTGAGCTATTCGATCGCCAACGGCATCGGAGTCGGATTCATCTCCTGGGTGGTGGTGCGCAGCTTCTCCGGCAAGGTGCGTGAGATCAGCCCACTACTCTGGGTGGTGGCCGTCGGGTTCCTGTTGTTCTTCGCCCGCGGGTGGATCGACTCCCTGGTCGGGGTGTAA
- a CDS encoding IF2 family translation initiation factor, translated as MKITDLPFAVLRFQYQLARFPLQLIEQQVSARVDPEAPGRLFYERTLGTLDATVGHLLGDDELAKRGAALMERSDTLAQAAELDAQAEAKEKAAQEDLKNKRDSAINAQQQAREDREAEVAEAKETAAQRKRDAAQTAAKQAAAVKEQADEVAARRVKATEASKRAQQAEINEAERQVADAAKDKRQDAHEKRGDAAAMRKEADKVEKLADAEKKSRQTTP; from the coding sequence ATGAAAATCACTGATCTGCCATTCGCTGTTCTGCGCTTCCAGTACCAGCTCGCCCGCTTCCCGCTCCAGCTGATCGAGCAACAGGTGTCGGCGCGGGTGGACCCGGAGGCGCCGGGACGACTGTTCTACGAGCGGACCCTGGGAACGCTCGACGCGACCGTCGGCCACCTGCTCGGTGACGACGAGCTCGCCAAGCGCGGTGCTGCCCTCATGGAACGCAGCGACACCCTGGCCCAGGCCGCCGAACTCGATGCCCAGGCCGAGGCGAAGGAGAAGGCGGCCCAGGAAGACCTGAAGAACAAGCGCGACAGCGCTATCAATGCGCAGCAGCAGGCCCGCGAAGACCGTGAAGCTGAAGTCGCGGAAGCGAAAGAGACCGCGGCCCAACGCAAACGTGACGCCGCGCAGACTGCCGCCAAGCAAGCCGCGGCCGTCAAGGAACAGGCCGATGAGGTCGCGGCACGTCGCGTCAAGGCCACCGAAGCGTCCAAGCGCGCGCAGCAGGCTGAAATCAACGAGGCCGAGCGACAGGTCGCCGATGCCGCCAAGGACAAACGCCAGGATGCACACGAGAAACGCGGCGACGCGGCTGCGATGCGCAAGGAAGCCGACAAGGTGGAAAAGCTCGCCGATGCTGAGAAGAAGAGCCGACAGACCACACCGTAA
- a CDS encoding CsbD family protein, whose amino-acid sequence MTENEKADQARKGLIDSVKGKAKEFAGAVTGNDSLTAEGQLEQVQAKQRKEANAVEAVAEAEATQAQEELTEARVEGARERREVQAETAAVENAVRSEQLAQKRAAEQAAQRKAAVTSTQADLDAQREAAQAKAEEREELGNAAEQVVDAVEEHQDRALDAESDRAAAKSLRQQADKATDQADLP is encoded by the coding sequence ATGACGGAGAACGAGAAGGCCGACCAGGCACGCAAAGGACTGATCGACTCGGTCAAGGGCAAGGCGAAGGAATTCGCCGGCGCTGTGACCGGCAACGATTCGCTGACCGCCGAGGGGCAACTCGAGCAGGTGCAGGCGAAGCAACGCAAGGAAGCCAACGCCGTAGAGGCCGTCGCCGAGGCGGAGGCAACGCAGGCGCAGGAGGAACTGACCGAGGCCAGGGTCGAAGGCGCCCGTGAGCGGCGTGAGGTGCAGGCCGAGACGGCGGCCGTGGAGAACGCGGTCCGTAGCGAACAGCTGGCTCAGAAGCGCGCCGCCGAGCAAGCTGCGCAGCGCAAGGCGGCGGTCACCAGTACGCAGGCCGACCTCGACGCACAACGAGAGGCCGCCCAGGCCAAGGCCGAAGAACGAGAAGAGCTCGGCAATGCGGCCGAGCAGGTCGTCGACGCCGTGGAGGAACACCAGGACCGCGCGCTGGATGCCGAGTCCGACCGCGCCGCAGCCAAGAGCCTGCGCCAGCAGGCCGACAAGGCGACCGATCAAGCTGACCTGCCCTGA
- a CDS encoding SDR family oxidoreductase yields the protein MGFPDQQQEVPGLQSRMEPVPDCGEKSYRGSGRLAGKRAVITGGDSGIGRAVAIAYAREGADVLIAYLNEDDDAAEVARLVEEAGRKCILVRGDLADPAHCRSVIDRAATEFGGIDILVSNAAYQMTHESLDEISDEEWDYTFRLNIGAYFYLIKAALPHMSAGASVIGSSSVNSDMPSPELAPYAATKAAIANFSASLAQLLGEKGIRVNSVAPGPIWTPLIPATMPPEKVASFGDDTPLGRAGQPAELAPVYVLLASDEGSYISGARVAVTGGRPIL from the coding sequence ATGGGATTCCCCGATCAGCAACAAGAAGTACCCGGTCTGCAGTCGCGGATGGAGCCGGTTCCCGACTGCGGCGAGAAGAGCTACCGCGGGTCAGGACGGCTGGCGGGCAAACGCGCCGTCATCACCGGAGGGGACAGCGGTATCGGCCGTGCGGTCGCAATTGCGTACGCACGTGAGGGCGCCGATGTGCTGATCGCATATCTGAACGAAGACGATGACGCGGCTGAGGTCGCACGCCTGGTCGAAGAAGCCGGGCGCAAATGCATCCTCGTCCGCGGCGACCTCGCTGATCCGGCGCACTGCCGATCGGTGATCGACCGTGCCGCAACGGAATTCGGCGGTATCGACATCCTGGTCAGCAACGCTGCCTACCAGATGACGCATGAGTCGCTCGACGAGATCAGCGACGAGGAATGGGATTACACGTTCCGGCTGAATATCGGTGCCTACTTCTATCTGATCAAGGCCGCCTTGCCGCACATGTCTGCCGGCGCATCGGTGATCGGCAGTTCCTCGGTCAATTCGGACATGCCCTCACCGGAACTGGCTCCGTACGCGGCAACCAAGGCCGCCATTGCCAACTTCTCGGCGAGCCTGGCGCAGCTGTTGGGGGAGAAGGGAATCCGTGTCAACAGCGTGGCCCCGGGACCGATCTGGACACCGCTGATCCCGGCGACCATGCCGCCGGAGAAGGTCGCGTCCTTCGGCGACGACACTCCACTGGGGCGCGCCGGACAGCCCGCCGAGCTGGCGCCGGTCTATGTGCTGTTGGCCTCCGATGAGGGTAGCTACATCTCGGGTGCCAGAGTCGCCGTCACCGGAGGCAGGCCGATCCTCTAG
- a CDS encoding esterase family protein gives MSAALMSAAMISVGPAPTAAAFSRAGLPVEQLDVPSPSMGRNIRVEFQGGGPHSVYLLDGLRAQDDFNGWDINTAAFEWFYESGISVVMPVGGQSSFYTDWYQPAAGDAGTVTYKWETFLTQELPAWLAANRGQDPNGNAVVGLSMAGGAALTLAIWHPQQFIFASSLSGFLNPSQGLWPTAIGLAMADAGGYSAQNMWGPSSDIAWKRNDPTVNVNRLVANRTALWIYCGSGMPAEFDTGSDFGTNFSAQYLENITVSSNKDFQQRYLAAGGRNAVFQFPANGTHSWGYWGAQLQAMKPDMVRILTAPPALPPVPMLPAPAPAPGVLPAPAAVPAPAALPASVLLPGQ, from the coding sequence ATGTCCGCCGCGCTGATGTCCGCGGCCATGATCAGTGTGGGCCCGGCGCCCACCGCGGCAGCGTTCTCCCGCGCCGGATTGCCCGTCGAACAGCTCGACGTGCCATCCCCTTCGATGGGTCGCAACATCCGCGTGGAGTTCCAGGGCGGCGGCCCGCACAGTGTCTACCTGCTCGACGGGTTGCGCGCTCAGGACGATTTCAACGGCTGGGATATCAACACCGCCGCGTTCGAATGGTTCTACGAGTCAGGCATTTCGGTGGTGATGCCGGTGGGCGGTCAGTCCAGCTTCTACACCGACTGGTATCAGCCCGCCGCTGGGGATGCCGGCACCGTGACCTACAAGTGGGAGACGTTCCTGACCCAGGAGCTGCCGGCATGGCTGGCGGCCAACCGCGGCCAGGATCCGAACGGCAACGCCGTGGTCGGGTTGTCCATGGCCGGCGGCGCCGCACTCACCCTGGCCATCTGGCATCCGCAGCAGTTCATCTTCGCCAGCTCACTATCGGGTTTCCTCAACCCGTCACAAGGCTTGTGGCCCACTGCGATCGGGCTCGCGATGGCCGATGCGGGCGGCTACAGCGCGCAGAACATGTGGGGTCCGTCCAGCGATATCGCCTGGAAACGCAATGATCCGACGGTCAACGTGAACCGCCTGGTGGCCAATCGAACCGCGCTGTGGATCTACTGCGGCAGCGGTATGCCTGCCGAGTTCGATACCGGCAGCGACTTCGGCACCAACTTCAGCGCGCAGTACCTGGAGAACATCACGGTCTCCTCGAACAAGGATTTCCAGCAGCGCTACCTCGCAGCCGGCGGCCGCAACGCCGTATTCCAGTTCCCCGCCAACGGCACTCACAGCTGGGGTTACTGGGGGGCGCAGCTGCAGGCGATGAAACCGGACATGGTGCGCATCCTCACGGCACCGCCGGCCCTACCTCCGGTGCCGATGCTGCCGGCTCCAGCGCCTGCCCCCGGCGTTCTCCCCGCACCCGCGGCGGTGCCCGCTCCCGCGGCGCTGCCGGCGTCGGTGCTGCTTCCCGGGCAGTGA
- a CDS encoding DUF4185 domain-containing protein, whose amino-acid sequence MSASSSAAIYVGRIGGLAVALGVGAALASGTGIAWADTADSPSSSQSSQSSNDRSAPASKRDTTSTRSKSKTASTTKDTKTGSDDTGADNNGADDTAAPTPDNDPADEKSDDKPDKKVPEKAPEKPSDDAPAAETPKHPGAKKNSWTKRAERAAVTPATAAPDKATRGTVKEVTDSSVSPKLSVPVSVSTHSDTTPLATLTATVKQAVSAAVTQSAAVTSEVPVQQAPVRPRLVTRLMSALGMSTTANNTPATPAQSPAMLALLGWVRREAERTNTATSQTSTSTAVSTPAAAAVVDPLPSSLPSTPVGWVTGQNNNPFLGLHIVPQTQNTSGFNIYGTDLGIMWDGGTINGERFVHLAFGDTFSGANMQGNWRNNVLLISYDKALTNGLTLAPTGPAYQFIDRSNGQLGLFGSEVTVIPTAGIQIDGTQYVNYMSVRSWDTPGSWTTNYSAITQFYPGSGGGDWRIVPSTVRSASWFGSSTLYRPGDQNFQQMAYVLQPEDQVAEGETRYLYAFGTPAGRAGSAFLSRVAEDDVTDLSRYEYWDGNNWVAGNAAVAAPIIGDSNRSAGLFGFVVDWANDPNVFGGALGGLFGAKTGGNVSEMSVQYNEYLDKYVILYGDGNNNIQMRVADTPEGAWSDPVQLASSLQYPGLYAPMIHPWSGTGLLQGTSGSDYNNLYWNMSIWGDYNVVLMQTDLSPLQTVQV is encoded by the coding sequence ATGAGTGCTAGCAGCAGCGCCGCGATCTATGTCGGCCGTATCGGTGGGTTGGCCGTGGCGCTCGGTGTGGGCGCCGCGCTGGCATCCGGCACCGGGATCGCGTGGGCCGATACCGCCGACTCCCCGTCCTCGTCACAGTCATCACAGTCATCGAACGACCGGTCCGCCCCGGCATCGAAACGCGACACCACGTCGACGCGCAGCAAGAGCAAGACGGCGAGCACCACCAAAGACACCAAGACCGGCAGTGACGACACCGGAGCCGACAACAACGGAGCCGACGACACCGCTGCGCCGACGCCGGACAACGACCCCGCTGACGAGAAGTCCGACGACAAGCCCGACAAAAAGGTTCCAGAAAAGGCTCCAGAAAAGCCCTCCGACGATGCGCCTGCCGCCGAGACACCCAAACACCCAGGCGCCAAGAAGAACTCGTGGACCAAGCGCGCCGAACGGGCCGCCGTCACACCCGCAACCGCCGCGCCGGACAAAGCCACCAGGGGCACGGTCAAGGAAGTCACCGACAGCTCGGTCTCACCCAAGCTGTCCGTACCGGTCTCGGTGAGCACCCACTCCGACACCACCCCTCTGGCCACGCTCACCGCCACGGTGAAGCAAGCGGTGTCCGCGGCGGTCACGCAGAGCGCAGCGGTCACCTCAGAGGTTCCCGTGCAGCAGGCGCCGGTGCGTCCGCGCCTGGTGACCCGGCTGATGAGCGCCCTGGGGATGAGCACCACCGCCAATAACACCCCCGCGACCCCAGCTCAGTCGCCTGCCATGCTGGCGTTGCTGGGCTGGGTGCGACGAGAGGCCGAGCGCACCAACACTGCAACCAGCCAGACGTCCACATCTACGGCGGTCTCCACCCCTGCGGCGGCGGCGGTCGTCGATCCCCTGCCCAGCAGCTTGCCGTCGACACCGGTGGGCTGGGTGACGGGCCAGAACAACAACCCGTTCCTTGGCCTGCACATCGTCCCGCAGACCCAGAACACGTCGGGCTTCAACATCTACGGCACCGACCTGGGCATCATGTGGGACGGCGGCACGATCAACGGCGAGCGGTTTGTCCATCTGGCCTTCGGTGACACCTTCAGTGGCGCGAACATGCAGGGCAACTGGCGCAACAACGTGCTACTGATCAGCTACGACAAGGCTCTGACGAACGGGCTCACCCTCGCACCGACCGGACCGGCCTACCAGTTCATCGACAGGTCGAATGGCCAGCTGGGACTGTTCGGTTCCGAAGTGACCGTCATCCCCACCGCCGGTATCCAGATCGACGGCACCCAGTACGTCAACTACATGTCGGTCAGATCGTGGGACACCCCGGGCAGCTGGACCACCAACTACTCCGCGATCACGCAGTTCTATCCCGGCAGCGGCGGCGGCGACTGGCGCATCGTGCCGTCCACCGTCCGCTCCGCCAGTTGGTTCGGGTCCTCGACGTTGTACCGGCCGGGCGACCAGAACTTCCAGCAGATGGCCTACGTGCTGCAACCGGAGGACCAGGTGGCCGAGGGCGAGACACGCTACCTGTACGCATTCGGCACACCCGCGGGTCGTGCCGGCTCGGCGTTCCTGTCCCGCGTCGCCGAAGACGACGTGACCGATCTGTCGAGATATGAGTACTGGGACGGCAACAACTGGGTGGCCGGCAACGCCGCGGTGGCCGCACCCATCATCGGCGACTCCAACCGCTCGGCGGGCCTGTTCGGGTTCGTCGTCGACTGGGCCAACGATCCGAACGTGTTCGGCGGTGCCCTCGGTGGGCTCTTCGGCGCCAAAACCGGCGGCAACGTCAGCGAGATGTCTGTGCAGTACAACGAGTACCTGGACAAGTACGTGATCCTCTACGGCGACGGCAACAACAACATCCAGATGCGGGTGGCCGACACTCCCGAGGGCGCGTGGTCAGATCCCGTCCAGCTGGCCAGCTCGCTGCAATATCCCGGGCTGTACGCACCGATGATCCATCCGTGGTCGGGCACCGGCCTGCTCCAGGGCACCTCCGGCTCGGACTACAACAACCTGTACTGGAACATGTCCATCTGGGGTGACTACAACGTCGTCCTGATGCAGACCGACCTCAGCCCCCTCCAGACCGTCCAGGTGTAA
- a CDS encoding DUF4185 domain-containing protein gives MPVFTRLASLAAASSVVAASVVPMVVPARAAADPCSVPTTSASARGMAPSALPKLPILHLPIGRKPGAVANPNNLTPEQADTAVAPNTAARAAAAPAVSAATRVEFVTGPETDSYRRFGISGTDLGIMWDNGSTTKPQVLMAFGDTFGDCGVQDQEWRKNVLYRSSDRNLADGMRIPDPRPGDITAGSPVSKQRPNFSRQVVASLGLAAAEVTVIPTAGISVGNRQYVNFMSVSQWGNPGQWSTNFSAVAVSDDNGENWTVPQTSIRPSWFNTVPGVPFVWGYQNFQMAAYLRADGYVYNYGTGAGRGGMPFLARVPENSVADNSAYEYYTPFGWIRNTPYLALQVVWAPGSEMSVAWNEHLKKFIMLYTNTLNNVVMRTADKPEGPWSQAKTIVGTTQVPGGIYAPFIHPWSAGSDLYFTLSLWSTYSVMLMRTSLD, from the coding sequence ATGCCGGTGTTCACGCGCCTCGCCTCGCTGGCCGCCGCGTCGTCTGTGGTGGCCGCGTCGGTGGTGCCGATGGTCGTTCCGGCCCGTGCCGCGGCAGACCCGTGCTCGGTGCCGACAACAAGCGCGTCCGCACGCGGGATGGCCCCGTCCGCACTGCCGAAGCTACCGATCCTGCACCTGCCCATCGGCCGCAAACCCGGCGCTGTGGCCAATCCGAACAACCTCACTCCCGAGCAGGCCGACACCGCGGTGGCGCCCAACACCGCTGCCCGCGCCGCCGCTGCACCGGCCGTGAGCGCCGCGACCCGGGTCGAGTTCGTGACCGGCCCGGAGACGGACTCCTACCGTCGCTTCGGGATCTCGGGCACCGACCTGGGCATCATGTGGGACAACGGATCGACGACGAAACCGCAGGTGCTGATGGCGTTCGGCGACACCTTCGGTGATTGCGGTGTGCAGGACCAGGAATGGCGGAAGAACGTCCTGTACCGCAGTTCGGATCGAAACCTGGCCGACGGCATGCGGATTCCCGACCCGCGCCCCGGCGACATCACCGCCGGTTCTCCGGTTTCCAAGCAACGCCCGAACTTCTCCCGGCAGGTCGTCGCCAGCCTGGGGCTGGCTGCCGCCGAGGTGACAGTCATCCCGACTGCGGGCATCTCGGTAGGTAACCGGCAATACGTGAACTTCATGTCAGTCAGCCAGTGGGGTAACCCGGGGCAATGGTCGACGAACTTCTCGGCCGTCGCGGTCTCCGACGACAACGGTGAGAACTGGACGGTGCCGCAGACCAGCATCCGGCCCAGCTGGTTCAACACAGTGCCCGGCGTCCCATTCGTCTGGGGCTACCAGAACTTTCAAATGGCGGCCTACCTGCGCGCCGACGGGTACGTCTACAACTACGGCACCGGGGCGGGCCGCGGCGGAATGCCTTTCCTGGCAAGGGTTCCCGAGAATTCCGTCGCTGACAACTCGGCCTACGAGTACTACACCCCGTTCGGCTGGATCCGCAACACCCCGTATCTCGCCTTACAAGTGGTGTGGGCGCCGGGCAGCGAGATGTCAGTGGCGTGGAACGAGCACTTGAAGAAGTTCATCATGCTCTACACCAACACCCTCAACAACGTCGTGATGCGGACCGCCGACAAGCCCGAGGGGCCGTGGAGTCAAGCCAAGACGATCGTCGGCACCACCCAGGTGCCGGGCGGCATCTACGCCCCGTTCATCCACCCGTGGTCCGCGGGCTCAGATCTGTACTTCACGCTCTCGCTGTGGTCGACCTACAGCGTGATGCTGATGCGGACGTCGCTGGATTAG
- a CDS encoding SDR family NAD(P)-dependent oxidoreductase, translated as MTDLTGKVALVTGASSGLGAAVAQLFAARGASVFGISRDAERMEAVFAEVPGGVYESVDIISSEACEHAVTRCVETFGRLDALINVAGFHTMRHTRDVTDEDWAYDLAVNLNGPFFLTRAALPHLLESGGNIVNVSSIAGVEGEVYSAGYCAAKHGLVGLTRALAIEFTADRVRVNAVCPGGMVTPQATEFAAPENADWNLIMRIASPRGLMDAADVAKTVAYLASDDAAAVHGAVYIVDNGKTAG; from the coding sequence ATGACTGACCTCACAGGCAAAGTCGCCCTGGTAACCGGTGCCTCCTCCGGACTCGGCGCAGCAGTGGCCCAATTGTTCGCCGCGCGCGGGGCTTCGGTGTTCGGTATCTCCCGCGATGCCGAACGCATGGAAGCGGTTTTCGCGGAGGTGCCCGGAGGGGTGTACGAATCCGTCGACATCATCTCGTCCGAGGCCTGCGAACACGCGGTCACACGCTGCGTCGAGACGTTCGGCCGGCTCGACGCCTTGATCAACGTCGCCGGCTTCCACACCATGCGCCACACCCGCGACGTCACCGACGAGGACTGGGCGTATGACCTGGCGGTCAACCTCAACGGACCGTTCTTCCTCACCCGCGCAGCACTTCCCCATCTGCTGGAGTCCGGCGGCAATATCGTCAACGTCTCGTCGATCGCCGGCGTCGAAGGCGAGGTGTACTCGGCCGGCTACTGCGCGGCAAAGCATGGCCTGGTCGGTCTGACACGCGCGCTGGCCATCGAGTTCACCGCCGACCGGGTGCGTGTCAACGCGGTCTGCCCGGGCGGCATGGTGACCCCGCAGGCCACCGAATTCGCCGCTCCGGAGAACGCCGACTGGAATCTCATCATGCGGATCGCCTCACCGCGTGGGCTGATGGACGCCGCGGATGTCGCCAAGACCGTCGCCTACCTGGCCAGCGATGACGCAGCGGCAGTGCATGGCGCGGTCTACATCGTCGACAACGGCAAGACAGCAGGCTGA
- a CDS encoding TetR/AcrR family transcriptional regulator — MTTPRRRSDATANRDRILDAARTVILNSDDLRLNAIAKLAGVGQATLYRHFPTREHLLAEVYRHDVDELVAAAPELLSTHDPLDALARWFDRVAEYARVKRGVFAAVEIAVWQDLSAHSLGPIGDAVTLFLDAGKAAAVIRPDIDARDVILLIGYLTRLEDSEWDERAGHLLGVVLDGLRRRDEA; from the coding sequence ATGACCACACCGCGACGCCGTTCCGACGCGACCGCGAACCGGGACCGCATCCTCGATGCCGCCCGCACCGTGATCCTGAACTCCGACGACCTGCGACTCAACGCGATCGCCAAGCTCGCCGGGGTCGGTCAGGCGACGCTTTACCGGCACTTCCCCACCCGCGAACATCTGCTGGCCGAGGTGTACCGCCATGACGTCGACGAATTGGTGGCAGCCGCACCGGAACTGCTGTCGACGCACGACCCGCTGGACGCACTGGCCCGGTGGTTCGATCGGGTGGCCGAATACGCCCGCGTCAAACGCGGGGTGTTCGCCGCTGTCGAAATCGCTGTGTGGCAAGATCTTTCGGCACACAGCCTCGGGCCGATCGGCGACGCCGTGACACTTTTTCTTGATGCGGGTAAGGCAGCAGCCGTCATTCGCCCCGATATCGATGCCCGGGACGTGATCCTGCTGATCGGGTACCTGACCCGCCTCGAGGACTCCGAGTGGGATGAGCGCGCGGGCCACCTGCTCGGTGTCGTGCTCGACGGGTTACGCCGACGCGACGAGGCGTAA
- a CDS encoding SDR family oxidoreductase produces MTNIEIHPKVDPKVVVITGAGTGIGAATAELLAAQGHSVVLAARRRARLDEVAQTIRAGGGTVATHVADVAQYDDVQRLVDATVDQFGRLDVLVSNAGVAKIGPLADGDLRGWSEMIDVNLRGVLHGIAAAMPVFRRQGAGHFVTTLSTSGIKIVPNQGVYAATKNAVRTLLEALRQENTDGVVRTTGISPGMVSTELTDSMDNPELRAQTRATMADFGIPPAAVARAVAFAISQPPDVEIGDITIRPTLQG; encoded by the coding sequence GTGACGAACATCGAAATTCACCCAAAGGTCGATCCGAAAGTGGTCGTGATCACCGGCGCGGGTACCGGCATCGGCGCCGCCACCGCGGAACTCCTTGCCGCACAAGGCCACAGCGTCGTGCTCGCAGCCCGGCGCCGGGCGCGACTCGACGAGGTGGCCCAGACCATCCGCGCAGGCGGGGGAACGGTGGCGACCCACGTTGCCGACGTCGCCCAATACGACGACGTACAGCGGCTCGTGGACGCGACGGTGGACCAGTTCGGTCGCCTCGACGTGCTGGTCAGCAACGCCGGGGTGGCCAAGATAGGGCCGCTGGCCGACGGTGATCTGCGCGGCTGGTCGGAAATGATCGACGTCAACCTGCGTGGCGTGCTGCATGGCATCGCCGCGGCCATGCCCGTCTTCCGGCGGCAGGGAGCGGGCCACTTCGTCACCACACTGTCGACCTCGGGCATCAAGATCGTTCCCAACCAGGGTGTCTACGCCGCGACCAAGAACGCGGTTCGAACACTGCTGGAAGCTCTCCGGCAGGAGAACACCGACGGCGTCGTGCGCACCACGGGGATTTCGCCCGGAATGGTCAGTACCGAGCTCACCGACTCCATGGACAACCCCGAGCTTCGTGCACAGACTCGCGCGACCATGGCGGATTTCGGAATCCCGCCTGCTGCGGTGGCGCGCGCTGTCGCATTTGCGATCAGTCAACCGCCCGACGTCGAAATCGGCGACATCACGATCCGGCCCACGCTCCAGGGCTAG